Proteins encoded within one genomic window of Ostrinia nubilalis chromosome 5, ilOstNubi1.1, whole genome shotgun sequence:
- the LOC135071778 gene encoding tyrosine decarboxylase, giving the protein MDVEEFRVRGKEMVDYICTYMTTLQKRRVTPSVEPGYLRAALPAEAPYHPEPWDDVMSDVENKIMPGVTHWQHPRFHAYFPSGNAYPSILGDMLSAGIGCIGFSWAAGPACTELEIIMLDWMGKAIGLPPAFLALEEGSKGGGVIEGSASECVLVSMLAARANGIKRLKHQFPTVDEGLLLSKLIAYCSKEAHSCVEKAAMICFVKLRILQPDENGSLRGETLKQAMEEDEEAGLVPFFVATTLGTTSCCSYDNLPEIGPVVRKFPSVWMHVDAAYAGSSFLCPEHKHNLAGIEYADSFNTNPNKLMLTSFDCSLLWVTNRYLLTSALVVDPLYLQHCYDHTAIDYRHWGVPLSRRFRSLKLWFMLRSYGISGLQRYVRRHCELAKYFEKLVKKDDRFEVCNQVKLGLVCFRLVGGSDETPEQADEMNKKLLTNINASGKIHMVPANVRERFVIRFCVVQQHATREDIEIAWDIISDFATELLEGPDKERDLNEIRTRRNRAALAHKRSFFVRMVSDPKIYNPAINKTPPPVATTPCSPPPAAVPTTPDTPSDSEPKEPLTPKQSSWISWPLAFFFQSVDNDANDLPLRFRHLDTMVRLKSPGTSRRGSSPCPSPERRAPSPSTH; this is encoded by the exons ATGGACGTCGAGGAGTTTCGCGTGCGCGGCAAGGAGATGGTGGACTACATATGCACGTACATGACCACGCTGCAAAAGCGGCGGGTGACCCCATCGGTGGAGCCGGGGTACCTTCGCGCCGCGCTGCCTGCCGAGGCTCCGTACCACCCAGAGCCCTGGGACGACGTGATGAGCGATGTGGAGAACAAGATCATGCCCGGGGTCACGCATTGGCAGCACCCGCGATTCCACGCCTACTTCCCTTCGGGCAACGCGTATCCCTCCATCCTTGGCGACATGCTGTCAGCTGGCATCGGCTGCATTGGATTCTCATGG GCAGCGGGCCCGGCGTGTACAGAACTGGAGATAATCATGCTGGATTGGATGG GTAAAGCAATTGGTTTGCCTCCAGCCTTTTTAGCTCTCGAAGAAGGGAGCAAGGGGGGTGGTGTTATAGAG GGTTCGGCGAGCGAATGCGTGCTGGTATCTATGCTAGCAGCCCGCGCCAACGGCATCAAGCGACTGAAGCACCAGTTCCCAACAGTGGACGAGGGTCTCCTGCTGTCCAAGCTCATAGCTTACTGCTCCAAGGAGGCGCACTCCTGCGTCGAGAAGGCAGCCATGATCTGCTTCGTCAAATTACGCATCCTGCAGCCAGATGAGAACGGCTCGCTGAGAGGCGAAACGTTGAAACAA GCCATGGAAGAGGACGAGGAAGCTGGCCTGGTGCCGTTCTTCGTGGCCACGACCCTGGGCACCACGTCCTGCTGCTCCTACGACAACCTGCCCGAGATAGGCCCGGTGGTGCGCAAGTTTCCCAGCGTGTGGATGCACGTGGACGCCGCCTATGCTGGCAGCTCTTTCTTATGCCCCGAGCATAAACACAACCTCGCGGGCATCGAGTACGCAGACTCCTTCAACACCAACCCAAACAAACTCATGCTCACAAGCTTCGACTGCTCTCTCCTCTGGGTCACCAACAGATACCTACTCACGTCGGCTCTGGTCGTCGACCCTCTCTACCTTCAACACTGCTACGACCACACGGCAATCGATTACCGGCACTGGGGAGTGCCGCTCAGCCGACGTTTTAGGTCTCTGAAACTCTGGTTCATGCTGAGGAGCTACGGGATCAGTGGCCTGCAGAGATACGTGCGTCGACACTGCGAGCTTGCGAAATATTTTGAAAAGCTGGTCAAGAAGGACGACCGCTTTGAAGTCTGCAACCAAGTAAAG CTCGGGCTCGTGTGCTTTCGCCTAGTGGGCGGCTCAGACGAGACCCCAGAGCAGGCAGACGAGATGAACAAGAAGCTGCTGACCAACATCAACGCTTCGGGCAAGATCCACATGGTGCCCGCCAACGTGCGCGAGCGTTTCGTCATCCGCTTCTGTGTGGTGCAGCAGCACGCTACGCGCGAAGATATTG AAATAGCTTGGGACATCATTAGCGACTTTGCAACTGAGCTTCTCGAAGGCCCCGACAAGGAACGA gACTTGAACGAGATTCGCACGAGGCGCAACCGCGCTGCGCTCGCGCACAAGCGCTCGTTCTTCGTGCGCATGGTCAGCGACCCGAAGATCTACAACCCGGCCATCAACAAGACGCCGCCGCCCGTGGCCACCACGCCTTGCTCGCCGCCGCCTGCCGCCGTGCCTACCACGCCGGACACGCCTTCTGACTCAGAGCCTAAAGAGCCACTGACACC GAAACAATCCTCGTGGATAAGCTGGCCACTTGCGTTCTTCTTCCAGAGCGTTGACAATGATGCTAACGACCTGCCGCTAAG ATTCCGTCACCTGGACACGATGGTGCGCCTCAAGAGTCCGGGCACCAGCCGCCGCGGGTCGTCCCCGTGCCCCTCGCCCGAGCGCCGCGCCCCTTCCCCCTCTACGCATTGA
- the LOC135071761 gene encoding MOB kinase activator-like 4: protein MADGVQVLRRNRPGSKAKDFCRWPDEPFEEMDSTLAVQQFIQQTIRRDPANLEAILKMPEAQDEGVWKYEHLRQFCMELNGLAVRLQSECKPETCTQMTATEQWIFLCAAHKTPKECPAIDYTRHTLDGAACLLNSNKYFPSRVSIKESSVAKLGSVCRRVYRIFSHAYFHHRSIFDAFEKETHLCKRFTYFVTKYSIISKEILILPKLDDETPITQPVGESEA, encoded by the exons ATGGCTGATGGAGTACAAGTATTACGTCGTAATCGTCCAGGCTCAAAGGCTAAg GACTTCTGCCGTTGGCCAGATGAGCCTTTCGAAGAGATGGATAGCACACTTGCTGTCCAGCAATTCATTCAACAAACCATTCGTCGCGACCCCGCTAATCTTGAAGCCATCCTAAAAATGCCCGAAGCTCAGGATGAAGGTGTTTGGAAATACGAACACTTAAG GCAGTTTTGTATGGAACTGAATGGTTTAGCTGTGCGATTACAAAGCGAGTGTAAACCTGAAACTTGCACTCAGATGACTGCAACAGAACAATGGATTTTCCTGTGTGCTGCTCACAAAACACCCAAGGAATGTCCTGCTATTGATTACACAAGACATACTCTCGATGGTGCTGCTTGCTTATTGAATAGCAACAAATATTTTCCAAGCag AGTGAGCATCAAGGAGTCATCAGTAGCCAAGCTGGGCTCTGTCTGCCGAAGAGTCTACAGAATTTTCTCACATGCATACTTCCATCATCGTTCCATATTTGATGCATTTGAGAAAGAAACACATTTATGCAAGAGATTTACTTACTTTGTAACTAAGTACTCTATCATatcaaaagaaattttaatcCTTCCCAAACTTGATGATGAAACACCTATCACCCAACCTGTGGGAGAGTCGGAAGCTTGA
- the LOC135071784 gene encoding methylosome protein WDR77-like yields the protein MENSNKIIPPHLNAEVYRTDTTGACSISYLDYIRLHPDDGILIGCSELTGRYWNGGANLYKSVTEAQRSHSNEKRAISLTSGTADGCFVGNPSKVLLCEDSGAISIWTVSHNDSWKQWSEEKSVAEHDDSVLAVDCLQSEKEYVTAGADGNIKVWDINEMICIRNYLAAHSLAIHGVVVRPSSSACFATGSLDYSVTLWDENVSQPVLDLAKNSCGVRCLQWTDENSLIYGDEAGVMYLVDARKPETTIKLCEFPAAIHKLVVHTEAHKVAVCCDNKIVSVCELNENATQKVIYHDRHMHTNYVRDAAWDLMESKTLHTVGWDGEIKSHNITWDCE from the exons AtggaaaatagtaataaaataatacctcCTCATCTAAATGCGGAAGTTTATAGAACAGATACCACCGGCGCATGCTCAATCTCTTATTTGGATTATATTCGTCTTCACCCAG ATGATGGTATTCTAATAGGATGCTCCGAACTAACTGGACGTTATTGGAATGGTGGAGCGAATCTCTACAAATCTGTCACTGAAGCGCAGAGATCTCATTCAAATGAAAAAAGAGCCATAAGTCTGACAAGTGGCACAGCTGATGGTTGTTTTGTTGGCAATCCATCTAAG GTCCTTCTTTGTGAAGACAGTGGAGCAATAAGCATATGGACAGTCTCCCATAATGACTCGTGGAAACAATGGAGCGAAGAGAAGTCTGTGGCTGAGCATGACGACTCGGTGTTAGCCGTGGACTGCCTTCAGTCCGAAAAAGAATATGTTACAGCAGGGGCTGACGGCAATATCAAG GTGTGGGATATCAATGAGATGATTTGCATTAGAAATTACCTAGCAGCACATAGTTTGGCAATACATGGAGTGGTGGTACGGCCCTCATCAAGTGCATGTTTTGCAACAGGCTCCTTGGACTACAGTGTGACGCTATGGGATGAAAATGTCTCACAGCCAGTTttag ATCTAGCCAAAAACAGCTGTGGTGTACGGTGTCTGCAATGGACCGACGAAAATAGTCTTATTTATGGTGATGAAGCTGGTGTCATGTATTTAGTTGATGCCAGAAAACCAGAAACTACTATAAAACTATGTGAATTCCCTGCTGCTATCCACAAATTAGTGGTTCACACTGA AGCCCATAAAGTGGCAGTGTGCTGTGACAACAAAATTGTATCAGTATGTGAATTAAACGAAAATGCCACCCAAAAAGTAATATACCATGACAGACATATGCACACAAATTACGTTAGGGATGCTGCTTGGGATTTGATGGAGAGCAAGACTCTGCACACAGTCGGGTGGGACGGTGAGATTAAGTCGCACAATATAACCTGGGATTGTGAGTAG
- the LOC135072244 gene encoding integrin beta-6-like, whose translation MNTILAVFIACVLPSVFTVTRKFTIDENWVCNVKRSCLECLRLSQCSWCQAENRCFSRKLPTFEDFCRDNSTEYQNYRLSFMDNAKCSCAGGHLEENCYPPGVTEGPKCTGRGACICGRCACNPMPDPEHPTKMVMGEFCEFDNFSCEGPRCNEGPFLHNDIKNLNNETVEENAEEY comes from the exons ATGAATACTATTTTGGCAGTGTTCATCGCTTGTGTTTTACCTTCAGTATTTACTGTTACTCGTAAATTCACTATAGACGAGAATTGGGTGTGCAACGTGAAACGGTCGTGCTTAGAGTGCCTAAGACTGAGTCAGTGTTCTTGGTGCCAAGCGGAAAATAGATGCTTTTCAAGGAAATTGCCTACTTTTGAAGATTTTTGTAGAGATAATTCAACAGAATATCAAAATTATAGAT TAAGTTTTATGGACAACGCGAAGTGTTCATGTGCCGGAGGCCACTTGGAAGAGAACTGCTACCCTCCGGGAGTGACGGAGGGCCCGAAATGCACTGGTCGAGGTGCATGCATCTGCGGCCGCTGCGCTTGCAACCCTATGCCTGACCCGGAACACCCTACGAAG atggtGATGGGTGAATTTTGTGAATTCGATAACTTCTCCTGCGAAGGGCCGCGATGCAACGAGGGACCGTTTTTACACAATGATataaaaaatttgaataatGAAACGGTTGAGGAAAACGCCGAAGAAtattaa
- the LOC135071762 gene encoding ribonuclease P protein subunit p25-like protein, which produces MENYFKGKNVEEELQRDSIPLKDLPVNFLWMQVKGGSKITNLLSHATGILEDKATTAVVWSGAGVAIPKAISCAEILKRQFSIQHQVTKLTHKKVEEYWEPKLDGLETIVVKRQIPVIHILLSVDAIPDVNQIGYQNLQQKKFWQKDTSSNSKPSSSNKSKKPFKYKKPQ; this is translated from the exons ATGGAAAACTATTTCAAGGGAAAAAATGTTGAAGAAGAATTGCAACGTGATAGTATACCATTAAAAGATTTACCTGTAAATTTTCTATGGATGCAA GTAAAAGGAGGAAGTAAAATTACCAATTTACTATCTCACGCTACGGGTATTTTAGAAGATAAAGCGACTACTGCCGTTGTTTGGAGTGGTGCTGGAGTCGCTATACCAAAAGCGATATCATGTGCAGAAATCTTAAAACGACAGTTCAGTATACAACATCAAGTGACCAAACTGACTCACAAAAA AGTTGAAGAGTATTGGGAGCCAAAACTGGATGGACTTGAGACTATTGTAGTCAAAAGACAAATTCCTGTTATTCACATTTTATTGTCTGTTGACGCCATTCCCGATGTGAATCAAATTGG gtACCAAAATTTGCAGCAGAAAAAGTTTTGGCAAAAAGACACTAGCAGCAATTCAAAGCCTTCATCATCAAATAAGTCAAAAAAGCCTTTTAAATACAAGAAACCTCAATAA